In one Arachis duranensis cultivar V14167 chromosome 9, aradu.V14167.gnm2.J7QH, whole genome shotgun sequence genomic region, the following are encoded:
- the LOC107466749 gene encoding ATP-dependent DNA helicase RRM3-like: MGFLIDDNEYVSAIKEVTELASAAQLRRLFVMLLLSGSMGRPLSVWEQTWTYLSDDILYLRRHELKYPDLTMSQDELQMFCLLEIERLLQSNGKSLRNYAGMPVPNNSSVSQLSNLMLLRELQYDTVSLSREHDANILKLNEEQRVVYDKIIDCVSNKRDGFFFVYGFGGTGKTFLYKVLSARLRSEKKIVINVASSGIASLLLPGGMTAHSMFNIPVDLTEDIVCRIKKDSPKAEVFRLADLIIWDEAPMTNKLAFEALDRTLRDIMVSVSNRNKDLPFGGKVVVLGGDFRQVLPVIPKGLRDEIVMASINSSIIWKYCEVLRLTKNMRLAIGSEQSTAQELRLFSNWILQISEGRCGTVVNDKLFVDIPI; this comes from the exons ATGGGATTCTTGATAGATGATAACGAGTATGTTTCTGCTATTAAGGAAGTCACCGAGTTAGCATCAGCTGCACAGCTAAGGAGGCTTTTTGTGATGTTGCTGTTATCTGGTTCCATGGGAAGACCTCTGTCAGTTTGGGAGCAAACTTGGACTTATTTGTCTGATGATATTCTTTACCTCAGAAGACACGAGCTGAAATATCCTG ATCTAACTATGAGTCAAGACGAGTTACAAATGTTTTGTTTGTTGGAGATTGAGAGGCTATTGCAGAGTAATGGAAAATCATTGAGAAATTATGCTGGCATGCCGGTTCCTAATAACTCTTCAGTCTCTCAATTAAGCAATTTGATGCTGCTGCGTGAGTTGCAGTATGATACTGTTTCTTTGTCTCGTGAGCACGATGCAAATATCTTAAAGTTAAATGAAGAACAGAGGGTGGTCTACGATAAAATTATTGACTGTGTTTCGAATAAGAGGGATGGATTCTTTTTTGTGTACGGGTTTGGTGGCACTGGAAAAACTTTTTTATACAAAGTTTTGTCAGCTAGATTGCGATCTGAGAAAAAGATTGTTATAAATGTTGCTTCTAGTGGTATTGCTTCTCTATTGTTACCTGGTGGTATGACGGCGCATTCTATGTTCAATATTCCTGTTGACCTGACTGAAGACATTGTTTGCCGGATTAAGAAGGACAGTCCAAAAGCTGAGGTATTTCGATTGGCTGATTTGATTATTTGGGATGAGGCACCGATGACTAACAAATTAGCATTTGAAGCGCTTGATAGGACGTTGCGTGATATAATGGTTTCAGTCTCTAATAGGAATAAAGATTTACCTTTTGGTGGGAAGGTGGTCGTTCTGGGTGGTGATTTCAGGCAGGTCTTGCCAGTTATTCCAAAAGGTTTGCGTGATGAGATTGTCATGGCTTCCATAAATTCTTCTATCATTTGGAAATATTGCGAAGTTTTGCGATTGACAAAAAATATGAGGTTAGCAATCGGATCGGAACAATCAACTGCTCAGGAGTTAAGGTTGTTTTCAAATTGGATACTTCAAATCAGTGAAGGTCGATGTGGAACAGTGGTCAATGATAAACTTTTTGTTGATATTCCTATCTAA
- the LOC107466747 gene encoding replication protein A 70 kDa DNA-binding subunit C-like — MHPPREAWRLKVRVLRLWVVPPFGNHEVPNSMEMILLDEHCEKIQATVKKPLLNRFRDHIVEGQVYRMAYFSVVSNHGSYRATSHEFKLVFLHRTTVVAVDEDVIPKTCFNMFPFSELLNMTQDYDFLVDVIGLLTSVGEEKEYVKEGKIVKMIALELTSKDVTVRCALFGDYVNQVNHFLASGYVEQPVVVIQLTKVKFFRGQVGLQNVMYATQILFNPDIPEVVEFRQSMIEQGVSGTQPLFIANEGKVLSLEDDFMRLTRKCTIEELQDNNQEGSFIIFGAIQGIVEDGGWWYSACVCGKGIYPQNGAYYCDFCLKHITNITPRFKIKVTVEDHTGEGIFLLFDREASYLLKKSCADLFTEVQRDASLICGDTYPPIFQWIIGKKLLLKVDTKGVPHDTFYGTFRVRRICDDSTIIAMFELPNYDADDESTPKKEHELHKSVPRGKADVGIKKESSDGFIKSEKDDGECSGILCKSPVLIDFLAEKQPVVSGGTEFVGLIDGEHGKEEKTPSNDLSAELDILLSSAEKVTQELLSHVLEAPSQNGEKLTHENHVFTSKSKRNLNPKFEEASVNADGRGFKVAKVNGV, encoded by the exons ATGCATCCTCCTAGAGAGGCTTGGAGGCTGAAAGTTAGGGTTCTAAGGCTTTGGGTTGTACCCCCTTTTGGTAACCATGAGGTTCCTAACTCAATGGAGATGATTCTCCTTGATGAGCAT TGTGAAAAAATTCAAGCTACAGTCAAGAAACCACTCCTTAATAGGTTTAGGGATCATATAGTTGAAGGACAAGTTTATAGAATGGCATATTTTAGTGTTGTGTCAAATCATGGTAGTTATAGAGCAACTTCTCATGAATTCAAATTGGTTTTTCTTCACCGAACCACTGTTGTAGCTGTTGATGAAGATGTTATCCCTAAGACTTGTTTCAACATGTTTCCTTTTTCTGAGCTGCTGAACATGACTCAAGATTATGATTTCTTAGTTG ATGTCATTGGTCTTTTAACTTCAGtcggagaagagaaagaatatgTAAAAGAGgggaaaattgtgaaaatgattgCATTGGAATTAACTTCAAAAGA TGTTACAGTGCGATGTGCATTGTTTGGGGATTATGTTAATCAAGTAAATCATTTTCTTGCCTCTGGGTATGTGGAGCAGCCTGTTGTAGTCATTCAACTTACAAAAGTCAAGTTCTTTAGGg GTCAAGTAGGTCTTCAAAATGTGATGTATGCCactcaaatattatttaatccTGATATTCCTGAAGTTGTTGAATTTAGGCAGAG tatgattGAGCAAGGTGTCAGTGGTACCCAGCCACTGTTTATTGCAAATGAGGGTAAAGTTCTCTCCTTGGAAGATGATTTCATGCGTTTAACTAGAAAATGCACTATTGAAGAGCTTCAAGATAACAATCAG GAGGGTTCTTTTATCATTTTTGGTGCAATCCAAGGTATTGTTGAGGATGGAGGTTGGTGGTATTCTGCTTGTGTGTGTGGAAAGGGTATCTATCCTCAAAATGGTGCCTATTACTGTGATTTTTGTTTGAAGCACATAACTAATATCACTCCAAG atttaaaattaaagtaacagTTGAAGATCATACTGGGGAGGGTATTTTCCTTCTCTTTGATCGTGAGGCTTCTTATTTGCTTAAGAAATCATGTGCTGACTTGTTTACTGAGGTTCAAAGAGATGCAAGT CTTATATGTGGGGATACTTATCCTCCCATATTCCAATGGATCATTGGAAAGAAGTTGCTGCTCAAGGTTGATACCAAAGGTGTCCCACATGATACATTTTATGGGACTTTCCGAGTTAGGAGAATTTGTGATGATTCCACCATTATTGCGATGTTTGAACTTCCCAATTATGATGCTGATGATGAGTCTACTCCAAAAAAG GAGCATGAGTTACACAAATCTGTTCCTCGTGGAAAAGCGGATGTGGGTATTAAGAAGGAGTCTTCGGATGGTTTTATCAAAAGTGAGAAAGATGATGGTGAGTGTTCTGGGATTTTGTGTAAATCCCCTGTTCTTATAGATTTTTTGGCTGAAAAACAGCCTGTTGTTTCCGGGGGGACTGAGTTTGTTGGCTTAATTGATGGTGAGCatggaaaagaagagaaaactcCCAGCAATGATCTTTCTGCTGAACTGGATATATTGCTTAGCTCAGCAGAAAAAGTAACTCAG GAGCTGTTGTCCCATGTTCTTGAAGCACCTTCGCAAAATGGAGAGAAGCTTACCCATGAAAATCATGTTTTCACCTCCAAGAGTAAGAGGAATTTGAATCCTAAATTTGAAGAGGCTTCTGTTAATGCAGATGGGCGTGGGTTCAAGGTTGCCAAGGTTAATGGAGTTTGA
- the LOC107466748 gene encoding uncharacterized protein LOC107466748, which translates to MDDIDQSEIYDPSIDSFSQVGSVIDHPLFLQSEIQGCLDVSDPNYECSICGACFWLLERVERDSTVNHPIFTVCCSKGKIQLPYLQKPPDFLDDLINGHDSKSLYFQKNIRSYNSMFAFTSLGDADEKPKFAQLYVYDTQHEIMHRQRIFGQTSEIDKELITELLQMIDTHNVIAQSFRRVREFYECHPSEIFSLKLYSQWNVDRRMYSAPSCNEVTALIVGDFDSSDHGRDIIVRSTGGRLQRIYETHALYWPLQYPLLFSYGEDGYQLNIGYRGQQLGYVPGRRTRVSLREFICFRLQIREHEDGIIHKCRRLFQQFVVDCFTMIESQRLYEIRMKQSTIRGEVLQGIEEAMRRGDDEASSIGTRIILPSSFTGGRRYMFNRSQDAMAICKHFGYPDLFLTITCNPNWPEFQRFTKRERIPIADRPDISCRVFHAKLKCLLSDLKEGVFFGPLNAGLPHAHMLLWLNGKSNLQSVEIVDEFICAELPNPQKFPSLYNVVTKYMIHGPCGRLRPSSPCMKDGKCSKFYPKIFVDQTSFDEDGYPIYRRRNMGVIVKINDVDIDNRFIVPYNPLLLMKYQAHINLEFCNKSNVIKYLFKYVNKGPGQVTAIVGEIYDVGESSQVVDEIKQYYDCRYLSSSESMSRIFAYDIHQRWPSVQRLTFHLPNQQHVVFNDADITTHVYLRNKDLLTMFTSWMMANRRFSEGRSLTYVEYPGKFVYCLRSREWKPRQSGFSIGRLSFAHPSSGELFYMWMLLNVQRG; encoded by the exons atggATGATATAGACCAATCAGAAATATATGATCCTTCGATAGATTCATTCAGTCAAGTTGGTTCTGTTATTGATCATCCTCTGTTCTTGCAAAGTGAGATACAAG GTTGCCTTGATGTTAGTGACCCTAACTATGAATGTTCAATTTGTGGCGCGTGTTTCTGGTTATTAGAACGTGTTGAAAGAGATTCTACAGTTAATCATCCTATTTTTACTGTTTGTTGCTCAAAGGGAAAAATTCAGTTACCTTATCTCCAAAAGCCCCCAGATTTCTTAGATGATTTGATCAATGGACATGATAGCAAGAGTTTATACTTCCAAAAAAATATTCGATCTTATAACAGTATGTTTGCCTTCACGTCTCTTGGCG ATGCTGATGAGAAGCCTAAATTTGCGCAGTTATACGTATACGACACTCAGCATGAGATAATGCATAGGCAGCGAATTTTCGG gcAAACATCTGAGATAGATAAAGAATTGATAACTGAGTTGTTGCAAATGATCGATACTCATAATGTCATAGCACAGTCTTTTCGAAGAGTTAGAGAATTCTATGAGTGTCATCCATCTGAGATTTTCTCATTGAAGTTGTATTCACAATGGAATGTTGATCGAAGAATGTACAGTGCTCCCTCTTGCAATGAAGTTACTGCTTTGATTGTTGGAGATTTTGATTCGTCGGACCATGGTCGTGACATTATTGTTCGATCTACTGGTGGTCGGTTGCAACGTATATATGAAACTCATGCTCTGTATTGGCCCTTACAGTATCCTCTGTTGTTTTCGTATGGCGAGGATGGTTATCAGCTGAACATTGGTTATCGTGGTCAACAGCTTGGATATGTTCCTGGAAGGAGAACAAGAGTTTCCCTCAGGGAATTCATATGTTTTCGTCTCCAGATTAGGGAGCATGAAGATGGAATTATTCACAAGTGTAGGCGGTTGTTTCAACAATTTGTTGTTGATTGCTTTACCATGATTGAGTCCCAGAGGTTATATGAGATTAGAATGAAGCAAAGTACAATTAGAGGAGAAGTCCTTCAAGGAATAGAGGAGGCTATGCGTCGTGGCGATGACGAGGCTTCTTCAATTGGGACACGAATCATTTTGCCTTCCTCCTTCACTGGTGGTAGACGTTATATGTTTAACCGTTCTCAGGATGCCATGGCAATTTGCAAACATTTTGGGTATCCAGATTTATTCCTCACTATTACGTGTAATCCAAATTGGCCTGAGTTTCAGCGGTTCACGAAGCGAGAGCGAATTCCGATTGCTGATCGTCCTGATATCTCTTGTCGTGTCTTTCATGCCAAGTTGAAGTGCCTCCTTAGTGATCTCAAGGAAGGTGTGTTTTTTGGTCCACTTAATGCAG GTCTACCGCATGCACACATGTTACTCTGGCTTAACGGGAAAAGCAACTTACAAAGTGTTGAAATTGTTGATGAATTCATCTGTGCCGAGCTACCCAATCCCCAGAAATTTCCATCTCTTTATAATGTTGTCACCAAGTACATGATCCATGGTCCCTGTGGTCGACTTAGACCGAGTTCTCCTTGCATGAAAGATGGTAAGTGCTCAAAATTTTATCCGAAAATATTCGTTGACCAAACGAGCTTTGATGAAGATGGCTATCCAATATATAGACGTCGTAATATGGGTGTCATAGTGAAGATCAACGATGTCGATATCGACAACAGATTTATTGTGCCCTATAATCCACTGTTATTAATGAAATATCAAGCTCACATAAATCTCGAGTTCTGTAACAAGTCAAACGTCATCAAGTATCTATTTAAGTATGTTAACAAGGGTCCGGGTCAGGTGACCGCAATTGTTGGAGAAATATATGATGTTGGTGAATCTTCTCAGGTTGTTGATGAGATCAAACAGTATTACGATTGTCGTTATTTGTCATCGTCTGAATCCATGTCGAGAATTTTTGCTTACGATATTCATCAAAGATGGCCGTCGGTACAGAGGTTGACTTTTCACTTGCCCAACCAGCAACATGTTGTATTCAATGATGCTGATATCACTACTCATGTTTATTTGCGCAACAAAGATTTGCTGACGATGTTTACAAGTTGGATGATGGCCAACAGGCGGTTCTCGGAGGGGCGGTCTCTAACATATGTTGAATATCCAGGCAAATTTGTCTATTGTTTGAGGAGCAGGGAGTGGAAGCCAAGACAGAGTGGATTCTCAATTGGAAGATTGAGTTTTGCTCATCCCTCATCTGGTGAACTTTTCTACATGTGGATGCTTTTGAATGTGCAGAGAGGTTGA